One Microbacterium sp. No. 7 genomic window carries:
- a CDS encoding Pr6Pr family membrane protein — protein sequence MDSSPRSRTGIAILRLTWGCATLVAIVATLVDTASRGPVNPLNFFGYFTVQSNTLTCVVAVIAGLAGLAASGVQPRWIVMLRALATTCMVIVGLVYALLLAPLGAAGGVPLPWANAVMHVAGPLLVLADWVLVRDRSALPWRAALLQLAYPAVWIVVVLVRGMTDGWVPYPFLDPARGYAAVSAAVVGIAVAFLAVSSAVVWWSRVYGPRGVTRA from the coding sequence ATGGATTCTTCGCCCCGGTCGCGGACCGGCATCGCGATTCTGCGTCTCACGTGGGGTTGTGCGACCCTCGTCGCGATCGTCGCGACGCTCGTCGACACGGCGAGCCGCGGACCGGTCAACCCGCTGAACTTCTTCGGATACTTCACCGTCCAGTCGAACACGCTGACGTGTGTCGTCGCCGTGATCGCCGGGCTGGCGGGCCTCGCGGCATCCGGCGTGCAGCCGAGGTGGATCGTCATGCTGCGCGCCCTCGCCACGACCTGCATGGTGATCGTCGGCCTCGTCTACGCCCTCCTGCTCGCACCGCTCGGCGCGGCGGGCGGCGTGCCGCTGCCGTGGGCCAACGCCGTGATGCACGTCGCCGGGCCGCTGCTGGTGCTCGCCGACTGGGTGCTGGTGCGCGACCGCTCGGCGCTCCCGTGGCGGGCGGCCCTCCTGCAGCTCGCGTATCCGGCGGTCTGGATCGTCGTCGTGCTGGTGCGCGGCATGACCGACGGATGGGTCCCTTACCCCTTCCTGGACCCCGCACGCGGGTACGCCGCGGTCTCGGCGGCCGTCGTCGGCATCGCCGTGGCGTTCCTGGCGGTGTCGTCCGCCGTCGTGTGGTGGTCGCGCGTGTACGGGCCCCGCGGCGTCACGCGCGCCTGA
- a CDS encoding ABC transporter ATP-binding protein, with protein sequence MASVILDAVTLRYPSGAVGLHDIDLRVGDGEFVALVGPSGSGKTTLLRTVAGFLTPTEGSVAIGDRIVAGGGAIVPPERRELGMVFQQHAVWPHWNVGRNVEYPLRRAGMPRAERRARVEQVLALVGLEGCARRDPATLSGGQRQRVALARALAARPRVLLLDEALSALDEPLRDRLRLELHTLTREMGLTVVHVTHDRAEALALADRVVVLDGGGIRQVGTPDELVRRPASAFVARFLSDATLIDGAVGPDGFAASRHPLRLAAFEGGRDPGSACAAILPADAEVVPDAAGDAVVRSSLFTLDGGDVVLDWAGVPLRVRTRGVRPRVGERMRVDVRRAVVYAGQGDAAVLPAGVVLGAGAGSGAGVGSGADAGAGADAGAAAPRHPASPGRVPTSAVGA encoded by the coding sequence GTGGCATCCGTCATCCTCGACGCCGTCACGCTCCGCTACCCGTCCGGCGCCGTGGGGCTGCACGACATCGACCTGCGCGTCGGCGACGGCGAGTTCGTCGCCCTCGTCGGGCCCTCGGGCTCGGGCAAGACCACGCTGCTGCGCACGGTCGCGGGCTTCCTCACCCCCACCGAGGGGTCGGTCGCGATCGGCGACCGCATCGTGGCCGGCGGCGGCGCGATCGTGCCGCCGGAGCGGCGGGAGCTGGGCATGGTGTTCCAGCAGCACGCCGTGTGGCCGCACTGGAACGTCGGCCGCAACGTGGAGTACCCGCTGCGCCGTGCGGGCATGCCGCGCGCCGAGCGCCGCGCGCGCGTCGAGCAGGTGCTCGCGCTCGTCGGCCTGGAGGGATGCGCGCGGCGCGACCCCGCCACGCTCTCGGGCGGGCAGCGGCAGCGTGTGGCCCTCGCCCGTGCCCTCGCGGCCCGGCCGCGCGTGCTGCTGCTCGACGAGGCGCTCTCGGCGCTCGACGAGCCGCTGCGCGACCGGCTGCGGCTCGAGCTGCACACCCTCACGCGCGAGATGGGGCTCACGGTCGTGCACGTGACGCACGACCGCGCGGAGGCGCTCGCGCTGGCCGACCGCGTCGTGGTGCTCGACGGCGGCGGCATCCGGCAGGTCGGCACGCCCGACGAGCTCGTGCGCCGTCCCGCGAGCGCGTTCGTCGCACGGTTCCTCTCCGACGCGACGCTCATCGACGGCGCGGTCGGCCCCGACGGGTTCGCCGCATCGCGGCATCCGCTGCGGCTGGCCGCCTTCGAGGGCGGCCGCGACCCGGGCTCCGCGTGCGCCGCGATCCTGCCCGCCGACGCCGAGGTCGTGCCGGATGCCGCCGGCGACGCGGTCGTGCGCTCGTCGCTGTTCACCCTCGACGGCGGCGACGTCGTGCTCGACTGGGCGGGCGTGCCGCTGCGCGTGCGCACCCGCGGCGTGCGTCCCCGTGTCGGCGAGCGCATGCGCGTGGACGTGCGGCGTGCGGTCGTGTACGCGGGGCAGGGCGACGCGGCCGTGCTCCCGGCGGGGGTCGTGCTGGGGGCGGGGGCCGGCTCGGGAGCGGGGGTCGGGTCGGGTGCGGATGCCGGGGCGGGAGCGGATGCCGGGGCGGCCGCACCGCGGCATCCGGCGTCGCCCGGGCGCGTGCCGACCTCGGCGGTCGGCGCGTGA
- a CDS encoding ABC transporter substrate-binding protein, translated as MTTFTRRGLALAAAAASVALLAGCAGGTAETGDDDAPFVFLSDLEPVCFDTGGYKNLANYNVARQILEPLVRQNQDGSYSPALAESWEVSDDGLTWTLHLKEGVTFHDGTTFDAHDVQASADRFFAEGNTLSSPNWLVEGEYEVIDDYTWSTTLESPQANFLQSASTPDFPVLSSESIEEHSDGDRCADPTTIVGAGPFVPDAYVKGESLTLTRFDAYSTGRNEGPAKLKNVEIRFVPEAQARIGALQSGQADAASAVPPLNADALESAGFTLVDGPATGVPFVATLNTSGGPTADVKVRDALFRGADLDAIIGDVYAGRYDRAWTVIAPTTPPAGAYNDDVEGSWTYDQAAAAALLAEAGYTGKNADGILTDAAGEPLVLRWIFDSGDIRDQRDVLAEAIQADVRKIGIDIQIEKLDTSAYLARIEEGSFEIAAESWGQSDAFVVLTVAGPIVNYPKYDDAEVTGWLFEAWATLDDDAHRAELYRSIQQRLSDNRVVLPLYVQNFIVAVDAEYTGIEFDPVGYPTWFTNVERVAG; from the coding sequence ATGACCACGTTCACCCGGCGAGGACTCGCCCTCGCCGCCGCGGCGGCGTCCGTCGCACTGCTGGCCGGCTGCGCCGGCGGCACCGCCGAGACGGGCGACGACGACGCCCCCTTCGTCTTCCTGAGCGACCTCGAGCCGGTCTGCTTCGACACCGGCGGCTACAAGAACCTCGCCAACTACAACGTCGCCCGGCAGATCCTCGAGCCGCTCGTGCGGCAGAACCAGGACGGCTCCTACTCGCCGGCGCTCGCCGAGAGCTGGGAGGTCTCCGACGACGGGCTGACCTGGACCCTGCACCTGAAGGAGGGCGTGACCTTCCACGACGGCACGACCTTCGACGCACACGACGTGCAGGCCAGCGCCGACCGCTTCTTCGCCGAGGGCAACACGCTCTCCAGCCCGAACTGGCTCGTCGAGGGCGAGTACGAGGTCATCGACGACTACACCTGGTCGACGACCCTGGAGAGCCCGCAGGCGAACTTCCTGCAGTCGGCCTCCACGCCCGACTTCCCCGTGCTGTCGAGCGAGTCGATCGAAGAGCACAGCGACGGCGACCGCTGCGCCGACCCGACCACGATCGTCGGCGCCGGCCCGTTCGTGCCGGACGCCTACGTCAAGGGCGAGTCGCTGACCCTGACCCGCTTCGACGCCTACTCGACGGGCAGGAACGAGGGCCCGGCGAAGCTGAAGAACGTCGAGATCCGCTTCGTGCCCGAGGCGCAGGCCCGCATCGGCGCGCTGCAGTCGGGCCAGGCGGATGCCGCGAGCGCGGTGCCGCCGCTCAACGCCGACGCGCTCGAGTCGGCGGGCTTCACGCTCGTCGACGGCCCGGCGACCGGTGTGCCGTTCGTCGCGACGCTGAACACCTCCGGCGGACCGACCGCGGACGTCAAGGTGCGCGACGCGCTGTTCCGCGGCGCCGACCTCGATGCCATCATCGGCGACGTCTACGCCGGCCGCTACGACCGCGCCTGGACGGTCATCGCCCCGACGACGCCGCCCGCCGGCGCCTACAACGACGACGTCGAGGGCAGCTGGACCTACGACCAGGCGGCCGCGGCCGCGCTGCTCGCCGAGGCGGGCTACACCGGGAAGAACGCCGACGGCATCCTGACCGACGCCGCCGGCGAGCCGCTCGTGCTGCGCTGGATCTTCGACTCGGGCGACATCCGCGACCAGCGCGACGTGCTCGCCGAGGCGATCCAGGCCGACGTCCGCAAGATCGGCATCGACATCCAGATCGAGAAGCTCGACACGTCGGCGTACCTCGCCCGCATCGAGGAGGGCTCCTTCGAGATCGCGGCCGAGTCGTGGGGCCAGTCCGACGCCTTCGTCGTGCTGACGGTGGCCGGCCCCATCGTCAACTACCCGAAGTACGACGACGCCGAGGTGACCGGCTGGCTGTTCGAGGCCTGGGCGACGCTCGACGACGATGCGCACCGCGCGGAGCTGTACCGCAGCATCCAGCAGCGGCTCAGCGACAACCGCGTCGTCCTGCCGCTCTACGTGCAGAACTTCATCGTGGCCGTCGACGCCGAGTACACCGGGATCGAGTTCGACCCGGTCGGCTACCCGACCTGGTTCACGAACGTCGAGCGCGTCGCGGGCTGA
- a CDS encoding metal-sensitive transcriptional regulator, with the protein MNVEESTDTAGTLHDPEAKRKVVNRLRRAHGQLAAVIAAVEQDAHCRDVVQQLAAVSKALDRAGFLVISSALKECLSDPDAEGAANPDELEKLFLSLA; encoded by the coding sequence ATGAACGTCGAGGAGTCCACCGACACCGCCGGAACGCTGCACGATCCCGAGGCCAAGCGCAAGGTCGTGAACCGACTGCGTCGCGCGCACGGCCAGCTCGCCGCGGTGATCGCGGCGGTCGAGCAGGACGCGCACTGCCGCGACGTCGTGCAGCAGCTCGCCGCCGTCTCCAAGGCGCTCGATCGCGCGGGCTTCCTCGTGATCTCCAGCGCCCTGAAGGAATGCCTGAGCGACCCGGACGCCGAGGGCGCCGCGAACCCCGACGAGCTGGAGAAGCTCTTCCTCAGCCTCGCCTGA
- a CDS encoding dipeptide ABC transporter ATP-binding protein encodes MSAPHPGILPSSAPPPSASRAEAIRADAILTVRGLSVSFDGGRSTVVRGLDVEIGAGECVALVGESGSGKSVSARALLGVAGRGALVTADRLAYRDRDLTRLTEAGFRQVRGVGIGLVLQDALGSLDPLRRVGAEVGEALAVHRIGSRQQRPGHVRRLLADVGVPEPGVRAAQYPHELSGGLRQRALIASALAGAPEIIIADEPTTALDVTVQARILDLLGELKAQGTGLLLISHDLAVVGRLADRVVVLRRGEVVESGPALDVLTAPTQPYVRELIRSVPSAESKGRSLVTGEPLPEPAPIDEDRPPVVAVTGVTKRYRAGRRGEITAVADVSFRLAAGEVLGIVGESGSGKSTLGRIVLGHVVPDAGRVLVHGTTWREARGSALRSLRRRIQTVSQDPLGSFDPRYSVARIVGEALPGLSRPQRRARVQELLESVGLGAEHLDRKPVTLSGGQRQRVAIARALATRPDVLVCDEAVSALDVTVQAQVLDLLEHLRATTGVAIVFISHDLGVVHHIADRVLVMKDGHVVESGDVREVFAHPRHDYTTSLLAAIPTLPAPIERT; translated from the coding sequence ATGAGCGCGCCGCACCCCGGCATCCTGCCGTCGAGCGCCCCGCCGCCGTCGGCGTCGCGCGCCGAGGCGATCCGTGCCGACGCGATCCTCACGGTGCGCGGCCTGAGCGTCAGCTTCGACGGCGGCCGCAGCACGGTCGTCCGCGGCCTCGACGTCGAGATCGGGGCCGGCGAGTGCGTCGCCCTGGTCGGCGAGTCGGGCTCCGGCAAGTCGGTCTCGGCCCGCGCGCTGCTCGGCGTCGCCGGCCGGGGCGCCCTCGTGACCGCCGACCGGCTCGCCTACCGGGATCGCGATCTGACCCGGCTCACCGAGGCCGGGTTCCGGCAGGTGCGGGGCGTCGGCATCGGCCTCGTGCTGCAGGACGCCCTCGGATCGCTCGACCCGCTGCGGCGCGTCGGCGCCGAGGTCGGCGAGGCCCTCGCCGTGCACCGGATCGGCAGCCGACAGCAGCGGCCCGGCCATGTGCGGCGCCTGCTCGCCGACGTCGGCGTGCCCGAGCCCGGCGTGCGGGCCGCGCAGTACCCGCACGAGCTGAGCGGCGGGCTCCGCCAGCGCGCGCTCATCGCCTCGGCGCTCGCCGGCGCCCCCGAGATCATCATCGCCGACGAGCCCACGACGGCCCTCGACGTCACCGTGCAGGCGCGCATCCTCGACCTGCTCGGCGAGCTGAAGGCGCAGGGCACGGGGCTGCTGCTCATCTCCCACGACCTCGCGGTCGTCGGCCGCCTCGCCGACCGGGTCGTCGTGCTGCGGCGCGGAGAGGTCGTCGAGAGCGGCCCGGCGCTCGACGTGCTCACCGCGCCGACGCAGCCGTACGTGCGCGAGCTGATCCGCTCGGTGCCGAGCGCGGAGTCCAAGGGGCGCTCGCTCGTGACCGGCGAGCCGTTGCCGGAGCCCGCCCCGATCGACGAGGACCGCCCGCCGGTCGTCGCCGTGACCGGCGTGACGAAACGGTACCGGGCCGGGCGCCGCGGCGAGATCACCGCGGTCGCGGACGTGTCCTTCCGGCTGGCCGCCGGCGAGGTGCTCGGCATCGTGGGCGAGTCGGGATCGGGCAAGTCGACGCTCGGCCGCATCGTGCTCGGCCACGTCGTGCCGGATGCCGGCCGCGTGCTCGTGCACGGCACGACCTGGCGCGAGGCGAGAGGGAGCGCACTGCGCTCGCTGCGCCGCCGGATCCAGACGGTGTCCCAGGATCCGCTCGGCTCCTTCGACCCCCGCTACTCGGTCGCGCGCATCGTCGGCGAGGCGCTGCCGGGCCTGTCCCGGCCGCAGCGCCGTGCCCGGGTGCAGGAGCTGCTGGAGTCGGTGGGCCTCGGCGCCGAGCACCTCGATCGCAAGCCCGTGACGCTCTCGGGCGGCCAGCGTCAGCGCGTCGCGATCGCGCGGGCCCTGGCGACGCGCCCCGACGTGCTCGTGTGCGACGAGGCGGTCTCGGCGCTCGACGTCACCGTGCAGGCGCAGGTCCTCGACCTGCTCGAGCACCTGCGCGCCACCACGGGCGTCGCCATCGTCTTCATCTCGCACGACCTCGGCGTCGTCCATCACATCGCCGACCGCGTGCTCGTCATGAAAGACGGGCACGTCGTCGAGTCCGGCGACGTGCGCGAGGTCTTCGCCCACCCCCGACACGACTACACGACGTCGCTGCTGGCAGCCATCCCGACGCTGCCGGCACCCATCGAAAGGACCTGA
- a CDS encoding aldo/keto reductase: MTTTPTTTIAGIEVPRVGFAGLHLAGPGGWGPAPDRDAARALLRAAVERGVRYIDTADTLGPGVSEEVIAEELAPYRGDLVIATKAGMTRAGAREWGVLGRPDYLKQQAYTSLHRLRLDAIPLFFLHRIDPAYPLADQVGALAELREAGAIRHIGVSAVDPAQLEAARAVTPIDAVQSHFNVVSRAHEPVVRRTAELGIPFIAYWSLGHGRELIASPAVQAIADRLGVTGAQVVLAWLFQHSPRTLAIPGTSSPERLASNLAALDLELDEQALAALEALAATSRPMPDIPPSPVTP, translated from the coding sequence ATGACGACGACGCCCACGACGACGATCGCCGGCATCGAGGTGCCGCGCGTCGGCTTCGCCGGACTGCATCTGGCCGGTCCCGGCGGCTGGGGCCCCGCGCCGGACCGCGACGCGGCCCGTGCGCTGCTGCGCGCCGCGGTGGAGCGCGGCGTCCGCTACATCGACACCGCCGACACGCTGGGCCCCGGCGTCTCGGAGGAGGTCATCGCCGAGGAGCTCGCGCCGTACCGGGGCGACCTCGTCATCGCGACGAAGGCGGGCATGACGAGGGCGGGCGCCCGCGAGTGGGGGGTGCTCGGCCGGCCGGACTACCTGAAGCAGCAGGCGTACACGAGCCTGCACCGGCTGAGGCTCGACGCCATCCCGCTGTTCTTCCTGCACCGCATCGACCCCGCGTACCCGCTCGCCGACCAGGTCGGCGCCCTCGCCGAGCTGCGCGAGGCCGGGGCGATCCGCCACATCGGCGTCAGCGCGGTCGACCCGGCGCAGCTGGAGGCCGCCCGTGCCGTCACGCCGATCGACGCGGTGCAGAGCCACTTCAACGTCGTCAGCCGCGCACACGAGCCGGTCGTGCGCCGCACCGCCGAGCTCGGCATCCCGTTCATCGCCTACTGGAGCCTCGGCCACGGCCGCGAGCTGATCGCGTCGCCGGCGGTGCAGGCGATCGCCGACCGGCTCGGCGTCACGGGCGCCCAGGTCGTGCTGGCCTGGCTCTTCCAGCACAGCCCGCGCACGCTCGCCATCCCCGGCACGTCGAGCCCGGAACGGCTCGCGAGCAACCTCGCGGCCCTCGACCTCGAGCTCGACGAGCAGGCGCTCGCCGCGCTGGAGGCGCTGGCCGCCACCAGCCGGCCGATGCCCGACATCCCGCCGTCGCCGGTCACGCCGTAG
- a CDS encoding thioredoxin family protein: MPTRDLTHDDFAEVASGDGIVFVDFWAAWCGPCRAFAPTFERAAETHPDIVFAKVDTEAEQQLAAAFRITSIPTLMVFRDGIRLYAQPGAVSGPQLELLVQSARDLDMDEVRRQLAAHEARSAS, from the coding sequence ATGCCGACGAGAGACCTGACCCACGACGACTTCGCCGAGGTCGCGAGCGGCGACGGCATCGTGTTCGTCGACTTCTGGGCGGCGTGGTGCGGGCCGTGCCGCGCGTTCGCGCCGACGTTCGAGCGCGCCGCGGAGACGCACCCCGACATCGTGTTCGCCAAGGTCGACACCGAGGCCGAGCAGCAGCTCGCCGCGGCCTTCCGCATCACGTCGATCCCGACGCTCATGGTGTTCCGCGACGGCATCCGCCTCTACGCGCAGCCGGGGGCCGTCTCGGGGCCGCAGCTCGAGCTGCTCGTGCAGAGCGCCCGCGATCTCGACATGGACGAGGTGCGGCGACAGCTCGCCGCACACGAGGCGCGGAGCGCGTCGTGA
- a CDS encoding rhodanese-like domain-containing protein, whose product MPRLAGPPSRAHRPVRRSLLAPVAAIAIALGLAACAPAGTAASVEVGADTIVVDVRTPEEYAAGHLDGAQLLDLTGGDLAAAVPSLDPEAEYLVYCRSGNRSSQAVALLERAGFTDVTDLGSLERAASATGIEVVTE is encoded by the coding sequence ATGCCGCGTCTCGCCGGCCCGCCGAGCCGAGCGCACCGTCCCGTGCGCCGCTCCCTTCTCGCCCCGGTCGCCGCGATCGCGATCGCCCTCGGCCTCGCGGCCTGCGCACCGGCCGGCACCGCGGCCTCGGTCGAGGTCGGCGCCGACACGATCGTCGTCGACGTGCGCACCCCCGAGGAGTACGCCGCGGGGCACCTCGACGGCGCGCAGCTGCTCGACCTCACCGGCGGCGACCTCGCCGCCGCGGTCCCGAGCCTCGACCCTGAGGCCGAGTACCTCGTCTACTGCCGGTCGGGCAACCGGTCGAGCCAGGCCGTCGCACTGCTGGAGCGGGCCGGCTTCACCGACGTCACCGACCTGGGCTCGCTCGAGCGCGCGGCATCCGCGACGGGCATCGAGGTCGTCACGGAGTAG
- a CDS encoding ABC transporter permease, translating into MTTTTLQDGTDLAVRPVPAARRRLGAVAGTVLRRLVDVVIVVIVSTTAVWLMLQAMPGKPEDVLLKGIFEITPAVREEVVKDYGLDRPLIEQYGRYLFGVLTGDLGQSYQIRQPVTEIIAANLGATGALAAAGLGLAVVLAVVVATLSAGRGQLASLITQALELLAISVPSFWIGLLLLTAFSFTIPIFPSSGARGIESLVLPAVTLAIPISGLLAQILRERMEEALEQPFVVTARTRGAGDLRVRFGHVLRHAVLPALTFSGAIFGSLLIGTAVIETLFARPGLGRVLLNAVISNDMPLIMGIIVFGSVLFVVINSLVDIVATAVDPRLKIEAGVR; encoded by the coding sequence ATGACGACGACAACGCTGCAGGACGGGACGGACCTCGCGGTCCGTCCCGTCCCTGCGGCGCGCCGTCGCCTGGGCGCGGTCGCGGGGACGGTGCTGCGACGCCTCGTCGACGTCGTGATCGTCGTCATCGTGTCGACGACCGCCGTGTGGCTCATGCTGCAGGCGATGCCGGGCAAGCCGGAGGACGTGCTGCTGAAGGGCATCTTCGAGATCACGCCCGCTGTGCGCGAGGAGGTCGTCAAGGACTACGGCCTCGACCGTCCGCTCATCGAGCAGTACGGGCGATACCTGTTCGGCGTGCTCACCGGCGACCTCGGCCAGAGCTACCAGATCCGCCAGCCGGTGACCGAGATCATCGCCGCCAACCTCGGCGCCACCGGCGCGCTCGCCGCCGCCGGTCTGGGCCTCGCCGTCGTGCTCGCGGTCGTCGTCGCGACGCTGTCGGCCGGCCGCGGCCAGCTCGCCTCGCTCATCACCCAGGCCCTCGAGCTGCTCGCCATCTCGGTGCCGTCGTTCTGGATCGGACTGCTGCTGCTCACCGCCTTCTCGTTCACCATCCCGATCTTCCCGTCGAGCGGCGCGCGCGGCATCGAGTCGCTCGTGCTGCCGGCGGTCACCCTCGCGATCCCCATCAGCGGGCTGCTCGCCCAGATCCTGCGCGAGCGGATGGAGGAGGCGCTGGAGCAGCCGTTCGTCGTCACCGCCCGCACCCGCGGGGCCGGCGACCTCCGCGTGCGGTTCGGCCACGTGCTGCGGCACGCGGTGCTGCCGGCGCTGACCTTCTCCGGCGCGATCTTCGGCTCGCTGCTCATCGGCACCGCCGTCATCGAGACGCTGTTCGCCCGCCCCGGCCTCGGCCGCGTGCTGCTGAACGCGGTCATCTCCAACGACATGCCGCTGATCATGGGCATCATCGTCTTCGGCTCGGTGCTGTTCGTGGTCATCAACTCCCTCGTCGACATCGTCGCCACCGCGGTCGACCCGCGGCTCAAGATCGAGGCGGGGGTGCGCTGA
- a CDS encoding ABC transporter permease, with translation MVLSSAALGTGIARRPAPAGGSVVAGIAGAVLLVIVVLALFPSLIVQVDPLAANPANSLQPPSAAHPFGTDQLGRDLFARLVHGARTSLILGVGAVLVSLLGGIVIGVLAGLSRGVADRFLSRTLDILFAFPDLLIAIVLVALLGVSLPTLLIAIGIGAIPGYARILRSQVQLVRNAGYVEAAKGLGVPGFVVAVRHVLPNSIGPLLVLATIGVGTAIISGSALSFVGLGAQPPTPEWGLMLSESRNYLAFAPWLGIWPGAFLAVTVIAINIVGRRLQRRFVSGVGR, from the coding sequence ATGGTGCTGTCGAGCGCCGCCCTCGGCACGGGGATCGCCCGCCGTCCGGCGCCCGCCGGAGGCAGTGTCGTCGCGGGCATCGCCGGTGCCGTGCTGCTGGTCATCGTCGTGCTCGCCCTGTTCCCCTCGCTGATCGTGCAGGTCGACCCGCTCGCGGCGAACCCCGCGAACTCGCTGCAGCCGCCGAGCGCGGCGCATCCCTTCGGCACCGACCAGCTCGGCCGCGACCTGTTCGCCCGCCTCGTCCACGGCGCCCGCACCAGCCTCATCCTCGGCGTCGGCGCCGTGCTCGTCAGCCTGCTCGGCGGGATCGTGATCGGCGTGCTGGCGGGCCTCTCCCGCGGCGTCGCCGACCGGTTCCTGTCGCGCACCCTCGACATCCTCTTCGCCTTCCCCGACCTGCTCATCGCCATCGTGCTCGTCGCCCTGCTGGGGGTGAGCCTGCCGACGCTGCTGATCGCGATCGGCATCGGCGCGATCCCCGGCTACGCCCGCATCCTGCGCAGTCAGGTGCAGCTCGTCCGCAACGCGGGCTACGTCGAGGCGGCCAAGGGCCTCGGGGTGCCCGGGTTCGTCGTCGCCGTGCGGCACGTGCTGCCGAACTCGATCGGGCCGCTGCTGGTGCTCGCCACGATCGGCGTCGGCACCGCGATCATCTCCGGCTCGGCCCTCAGCTTCGTGGGGCTCGGGGCCCAGCCGCCGACACCGGAGTGGGGCCTCATGCTCTCGGAGAGCCGCAACTACCTGGCCTTCGCGCCGTGGCTCGGGATCTGGCCCGGGGCCTTCCTGGCCGTCACCGTCATCGCGATCAACATCGTCGGCCGTCGGCTGCAGCGCCGGTTCGTGTCGGGGGTGGGCCGATGA
- a CDS encoding histidine phosphatase family protein has product MTLALVRHGRTAWNAERRMQGRTDVPLDACGREQAAAAGRLLAQARWARVVSSPLARARETAEIIAAALVPDAEREPGIALDADLVERHYGRAEGLLVAEARERWPEGDFEASEPLAEVAARARRALGTLAAQPGGSVVVAHGTLLRVGIEELTGSPCPRVLNGQVVLLDPSPAGFVARFLGG; this is encoded by the coding sequence GTGACGCTCGCGCTGGTGCGCCATGGTCGCACCGCGTGGAACGCCGAGCGCCGCATGCAGGGCCGCACCGACGTGCCGCTCGACGCGTGCGGTCGCGAGCAGGCGGCGGCCGCGGGCCGGCTGCTCGCGCAGGCCCGGTGGGCGCGCGTCGTGTCGTCGCCGCTCGCGCGTGCCCGCGAGACCGCCGAGATCATCGCCGCCGCCCTCGTGCCCGACGCCGAGCGCGAGCCCGGGATCGCGCTCGACGCCGACCTGGTCGAGCGGCACTACGGGCGCGCCGAGGGACTGCTCGTCGCCGAGGCGCGCGAACGCTGGCCCGAGGGCGACTTCGAGGCGTCCGAACCCCTCGCCGAGGTCGCCGCCCGCGCGCGCCGCGCGCTCGGGACGCTCGCCGCGCAGCCGGGCGGCAGCGTCGTCGTCGCCCACGGCACGCTGCTGCGCGTCGGCATCGAGGAGCTCACGGGCAGCCCGTGCCCGCGCGTGCTCAACGGCCAGGTCGTGCTGCTCGACCCGTCGCCCGCCGGCTTCGTCGCCCGCTTCCTCGGCGGCTGA
- a CDS encoding LLM class flavin-dependent oxidoreductase, with product MPRIDLFYYGDTSPGQSPHELYRDIEEQVVLGDRLGYNGVWVTEHHLQWRGEIPDPLLFLARISGRTERIRLGTSIVCAPYYNPIRLAESALLLDSVSGGRLDLGVGSGIGDAALSFAMGVDDDPSTLSPRAREIFEILHQAFDTGIVDFQGEYYRYEDVRLSPTTTRAANDLIWVAAGRNSTELAARHGYRLMIPRPLPLEERLRFNREYREVTGGDGEVIHLRSGLVGRTRDEARRDAVEFLREYARIYLRLDWDGGPDSAQFDEIAERLSFAVGTAADVADQIWAWTEQFDGTEQTAIQFQGPGVSNETVLRAIELFSAELPALQADVKKEVAA from the coding sequence ATGCCACGCATCGACCTCTTCTACTACGGCGACACCTCGCCGGGGCAGAGCCCGCACGAGCTCTACCGCGACATCGAGGAGCAGGTCGTCCTCGGCGACCGGCTCGGCTACAACGGCGTGTGGGTGACCGAGCACCACCTGCAGTGGCGCGGCGAGATCCCCGACCCGCTGCTCTTCCTCGCCCGGATCAGCGGCCGCACCGAGCGGATCCGGCTCGGCACGTCGATCGTCTGCGCCCCCTACTACAACCCGATCCGGCTGGCCGAGTCGGCGCTGCTGCTCGACTCCGTCTCCGGCGGCCGCCTCGACCTCGGCGTGGGCAGCGGCATCGGCGACGCCGCGCTCAGCTTCGCGATGGGCGTCGACGACGATCCGTCGACGCTGTCGCCGCGCGCGAGGGAGATCTTCGAGATCCTGCACCAGGCCTTCGACACCGGGATCGTGGACTTCCAGGGGGAGTACTACCGCTACGAGGACGTCCGGCTGTCGCCCACGACGACCCGTGCGGCGAACGACCTCATCTGGGTCGCGGCCGGCCGCAACTCCACCGAGCTCGCCGCGAGGCACGGCTACCGGCTGATGATCCCCCGGCCGCTGCCGCTGGAGGAGCGTCTCCGTTTCAACCGCGAGTACCGCGAGGTCACCGGCGGCGACGGCGAGGTCATCCACCTGCGCAGCGGTCTCGTCGGCCGCACGCGCGACGAGGCGCGGCGCGACGCCGTCGAGTTCCTCCGCGAGTACGCCAGGATCTACCTCCGGCTCGACTGGGACGGCGGCCCCGACAGTGCGCAGTTCGACGAGATCGCGGAGCGGCTCAGCTTCGCCGTCGGCACCGCCGCCGACGTCGCCGACCAGATCTGGGCGTGGACGGAGCAGTTCGACGGCACCGAGCAGACCGCCATCCAGTTCCAGGGCCCGGGCGTGAGCAACGAGACCGTGCTGCGCGCCATCGAGCTCTTCAGCGCGGAGCTGCCCGCGCTGCAGGCCGACGTCAAGAAGGAGGTCGCCGCGTGA